A single window of Helicobacter macacae MIT 99-5501 DNA harbors:
- the purD gene encoding phosphoribosylamine--glycine ligase, which produces MSSNPPSTSQSYSAQSSSTSQNPTNQKSILIVGNGGREYALGEHLRSDKRVGEIYFAIGNAGTKTLGQNVELKSNEEITTFCKEKQIDWVIIGGESALVAGLSDELAKEGIKAFGPSKDAAKLEGSKAFMKDFLCEFQIPTAKYIQTDNPQEALDFARTLTPPIVVKASGLCAGKGVIIAQTYDEAKQSIQSMLSGKSFGEAGLRIVVEEYLVGYELSVFAICDGEDFITLPACQDHKQLYDGDKGPNTGGMGAYTPTPLCDKTLMQKIESRIFAPTLEGMKKRGTPFCGVLFAGIMVVEKGGELEPYLLEFNVRFGDPECEVLMPLLQTPLLDICEAVKSKNLKNLQVSFSDKHCVAVVLASHNYPFGSSIPHTIKITPYDENLGRVHYAGVSESSEDKEHSMLASGGRVALAVGIADSLPKAQANAYTIAKSIQFEGAIYRKDIADKAIKP; this is translated from the coding sequence ATGTCAAGCAACCCCCCTAGCACTTCGCAATCCTATTCCGCGCAATCCTCTTCCACTTCCCAAAATCCCACAAATCAAAAATCCATACTCATAGTCGGCAATGGCGGCAGAGAATACGCGCTAGGCGAGCATTTGCGAAGTGATAAGCGGGTAGGGGAAATCTATTTTGCCATAGGCAATGCAGGCACAAAAACGCTAGGGCAAAATGTAGAGCTAAAAAGCAATGAGGAAATCACTACCTTTTGCAAAGAGAAGCAAATCGATTGGGTAATTATCGGTGGGGAGAGTGCGCTAGTGGCAGGGCTAAGCGATGAACTAGCAAAAGAGGGCATAAAGGCTTTTGGACCTAGCAAAGATGCTGCAAAGCTAGAGGGTTCAAAAGCGTTTATGAAAGATTTTTTATGTGAGTTTCAAATCCCAACTGCGAAATATATCCAAACAGACAATCCACAAGAAGCCCTAGATTTTGCACGCACGCTTACCCCTCCTATCGTAGTCAAAGCTAGCGGACTGTGCGCGGGCAAAGGCGTAATCATCGCCCAAACTTATGATGAAGCCAAGCAAAGCATACAATCAATGCTAAGTGGGAAAAGCTTCGGGGAAGCGGGCTTGCGTATCGTGGTGGAGGAGTATCTAGTAGGCTATGAGCTCTCTGTATTTGCAATCTGTGATGGAGAGGACTTTATCACTTTGCCCGCTTGTCAAGACCACAAGCAGCTTTATGACGGAGATAAAGGACCAAATACAGGTGGTATGGGTGCATACACACCGACACCGCTTTGCGATAAAACCCTAATGCAAAAAATAGAATCTAGGATTTTTGCCCCTACGCTAGAGGGAATGAAAAAAAGAGGCACGCCTTTTTGTGGGGTGCTTTTCGCAGGAATAATGGTGGTAGAAAAAGGGGGCGAGCTAGAGCCATATCTACTAGAATTCAATGTCCGCTTTGGCGACCCAGAATGCGAAGTGCTTATGCCACTTTTGCAAACGCCTTTGCTTGATATTTGCGAAGCTGTGAAAAGCAAAAACCTAAAAAATCTCCAAGTGAGTTTTAGCGATAAGCACTGCGTAGCAGTAGTGCTTGCAAGTCATAACTACCCCTTTGGTAGTAGCATTCCTCATACTATCAAAATCACTCCTTATGATGAAAATCTAGGGCGAGTGCATTATGCAGGAGTGAGTGAGAGTAGCGAGGATAAGGAGCATTCTATGCTAGCAAGCGGTGGTAGAGTAGCCCTAGCAGTTGGCATAGCAGATAGTTTGCCAAAAGCCCAAGCAAACGCCTACACAATCGCAAAGTCCATACAATTTGAGGGTGCAATATATCGCAAAGACATAGCAGATAAAGCAATCAAGCCTTAG
- a CDS encoding type II secretion system F family protein: MRFRVEGLKGSQKITIFLRGSSSDIAMQKAVNKGIYPLSIVECPYSGFFASSFVGRIVGFCVDFWRNVFAEVLLVFRPFVSSGTKGANGISNQNFANLFTRPISPLSISQDLALLSIMLESALPLQDVFLSLSATTPSPTLAQMYRKILLSLQNGESLSEAISPFEKIFTPMGVALLQAGIKGGKLPSILQILSEYFHHIATTRQNLTKALFYPAFVLLSTILAFVFIAYFVIPEFSELFLSFGVELPFSSKSLIFASQILQDFGVYILLFVCLATVFVAQGMRAKNHIYFALHRYILEAPLIGKIVLYRDLWVYFLSFLHLYEAGVDFDTTLKVAPNAIQNPHLKHELSLALTRIKNGKNIYEAFSPCPHIESNIKHFLSIAQQSGELAKMLNLCTKYYKNRYEQLSAKILAYIEPFSTIIIALLVAWLAFGIFLPIWELGSVGF, encoded by the coding sequence GTGCGATTTAGGGTAGAGGGACTAAAAGGAAGCCAAAAAATCACTATATTTTTGCGTGGCTCATCTAGCGATATAGCTATGCAAAAAGCCGTAAATAAAGGCATATATCCACTAAGCATAGTAGAGTGTCCTTATAGTGGATTTTTTGCTAGCTCCTTTGTGGGGAGGATTGTGGGCTTTTGTGTGGATTTTTGGAGAAATGTTTTTGCAGAGGTTTTGTTGGTGTTTCGCCCATTTGTTTCAAGTGGCACAAAGGGTGCAAATGGTATAAGCAATCAAAATTTTGCAAATCTTTTTACCCGCCCTATAAGCCCGCTTAGCATATCACAAGACTTGGCATTACTAAGTATTATGCTAGAGTCTGCCCTGCCTTTGCAAGATGTGTTTTTGAGCCTAAGTGCGACTACGCCTAGCCCTACCCTAGCGCAAATGTATAGAAAGATTTTGCTTTCTTTGCAAAATGGAGAATCTTTGAGTGAAGCAATTTCTCCGTTTGAAAAAATCTTTACGCCTATGGGGGTAGCACTTCTGCAAGCAGGGATAAAAGGTGGCAAACTTCCATCTATTTTGCAGATTTTGAGTGAGTATTTCCACCATATAGCAACCACAAGGCAAAATCTTACAAAAGCTCTTTTTTACCCCGCGTTTGTTCTTTTAAGCACGATTTTGGCGTTTGTATTTATCGCGTATTTTGTTATCCCAGAATTTAGCGAGCTGTTTTTGTCTTTTGGTGTGGAGCTGCCTTTTAGCTCCAAAAGCCTTATTTTTGCTTCGCAGATTTTGCAGGATTTTGGTGTGTATATACTGCTTTTTGTGTGCTTGGCTACGGTGTTTGTAGCGCAGGGAATGAGGGCAAAAAATCATATTTATTTTGCCCTCCATCGCTACATATTAGAAGCACCGCTTATAGGTAAAATCGTGCTATATAGGGATTTGTGGGTGTATTTTTTGAGTTTTTTGCATTTGTATGAAGCGGGGGTGGATTTTGATACCACGCTAAAAGTCGCACCAAATGCTATCCAAAATCCACACCTAAAGCACGAGCTAAGCCTAGCACTCACTCGCATAAAAAATGGTAAAAATATCTATGAAGCGTTTAGCCCCTGCCCGCATATAGAATCAAATATCAAGCATTTTTTGAGTATAGCACAGCAAAGTGGCGAGCTAGCAAAAATGCTAAATCTATGCACGAAATACTATAAAAACAGATATGAGCAGTTAAGCGCAAAGATTCTAGCCTATATCGAGCCATTTTCTACTATCATCATAGCACTTCTTGTTGCGTGGCTAGCATTTGGGATTTTCCTGCCGATTTGGGAGCTAGGAAGTGTAGGCTTTTAG
- the lspA gene encoding signal peptidase II: MKISQNTTFFSYLPPKSPKKAPHSTAKSKIYGFIKLILVIIAVIACDQYVKGIILDGFRWSSEMISIVLVYNDGVAFSMLASLGEYLKWLQMGFLLAIFAYLLFNNDAMKRYFLGIGLILGGGVSNVIDRFIHGAVVDFVHWHYWFEFAIFNVADVCIDIGVAILMIQWLWLDKKHTSKSQEVLK, encoded by the coding sequence GTGAAAATCTCACAAAATACGACATTTTTTTCATATCTCCCCCCCAAATCCCCCAAAAAAGCTCCCCATTCCACTGCAAAAAGCAAAATCTATGGTTTCATAAAACTTATCCTTGTCATCATAGCCGTGATTGCCTGCGACCAATATGTAAAAGGCATTATCTTAGATGGATTTCGCTGGAGTAGCGAGATGATTTCTATCGTGCTTGTGTATAATGACGGCGTGGCTTTCTCTATGCTAGCAAGTCTAGGTGAATATCTCAAATGGCTTCAAATGGGATTTTTGCTAGCGATTTTTGCATACTTGCTTTTCAACAATGACGCAATGAAGCGGTATTTTTTGGGTATAGGGCTTATACTAGGAGGCGGGGTTTCTAATGTCATTGATAGATTTATACACGGCGCGGTAGTGGATTTTGTGCATTGGCATTATTGGTTTGAGTTTGCGATATTTAATGTCGCTGATGTGTGTATCGACATAGGCGTGGCTATACTTATGATTCAATGGCTATGGCTAGATAAAAAACACACTAGCAAAAGCCAAGAAGTCCTAAAATAA
- a CDS encoding outer membrane family protein gives MRLKRLLAIWAGALAVLFGAGEVRIDNAPASSFADGFKRGLIYGHAGLLFQQSIGANPYSTYGDINLSLGYETRRFMGYKFGAEMWIVPKLYEANAGDFTRSQTYFEVPQIYADFYNEYERFGGIIGRFKTDEEWITNYTEGLSASYDRVRNLSLNFTWALRNAFFTNYFAQNYQVFGDYQSGKVGSFSGGAFNLRADFAIPQAALVLSPYLYMVPDFFVAPGLKTKLDLSINQKLFFRALIHLASYVGVGKQASSTSGGGGVIWGEAQIDWGRFVAAGQDWQSFLTAGVGIINTPNRGAIYIDSFGQNTPFERADGIFYYNSTTPYAFASVNLWRYVSLYGAFRTSIISSNETVLNWEARVDFRPIKSVLLGASAVGVNSSVNVRNNRVMPTRFGPSGSYTIFRGYVEYSF, from the coding sequence ATGAGGCTAAAAAGACTTTTAGCGATATGGGCAGGTGCGCTAGCTGTGCTGTTTGGAGCGGGTGAGGTGCGTATTGATAATGCCCCTGCGAGTTCGTTTGCAGATGGGTTTAAGCGTGGGCTTATCTATGGGCACGCAGGATTGCTTTTTCAGCAGTCTATCGGTGCTAATCCCTACTCCACTTATGGCGACATAAACCTAAGTCTAGGCTATGAGACAAGGCGATTTATGGGCTATAAGTTTGGTGCGGAAATGTGGATAGTGCCTAAGCTATATGAAGCAAACGCAGGGGATTTCACACGCTCGCAGACTTACTTTGAAGTGCCTCAAATCTATGCGGATTTTTATAATGAGTATGAGAGATTTGGCGGAATTATAGGGCGATTTAAAACCGATGAAGAGTGGATAACCAACTACACAGAGGGCTTAAGTGCTAGCTATGATAGAGTGCGAAATCTATCGCTAAATTTTACTTGGGCTTTAAGAAATGCGTTTTTTACTAATTATTTCGCGCAAAATTATCAAGTATTTGGCGACTATCAAAGCGGAAAAGTAGGCAGCTTTAGTGGTGGTGCGTTTAATCTGCGTGCAGATTTTGCTATCCCCCAAGCTGCACTTGTGCTTAGCCCGTATCTATATATGGTGCCAGATTTTTTTGTCGCACCGGGGCTAAAGACGAAGCTAGACTTGTCCATCAACCAAAAGCTATTTTTTCGCGCACTTATCCACCTCGCTTCCTATGTGGGTGTAGGCAAGCAAGCTAGCTCTACAAGCGGAGGTGGTGGGGTTATTTGGGGGGAAGCACAGATTGATTGGGGGAGATTTGTAGCGGCTGGGCAGGATTGGCAAAGCTTTTTGACCGCAGGCGTGGGAATCATAAACACACCAAATCGTGGGGCGATATATATTGATAGCTTTGGGCAAAATACGCCTTTTGAGAGGGCGGATGGAATTTTTTATTATAACTCCACCACGCCTTATGCCTTTGCTTCGGTAAATCTATGGCGATATGTGAGCTTGTATGGGGCGTTTCGCACAAGTATCATCTCTAGCAATGAAACGGTGCTAAATTGGGAAGCGAGAGTGGATTTTCGTCCTATCAAAAGTGTATTGCTAGGAGCAAGCGCGGTGGGTGTAAATAGCTCGGTAAATGTTAGAAATAATCGTGTGATGCCAACGAGATTTGGTCCAAGTGGTAGCTATACGATATTTCGCGGGTATGTGGAGTATAGCTTCTAA
- the glmM gene encoding phosphoglucosamine mutase, which produces MTKTTKSQKQALKKVFGTDGVRGEAGGVITPSLCLRLGIAAGLYFHNTQDSKIPSTNKILVGKDTRRSGYMIENALVSALTSVGYDVIQVGPMPTPAIAFLTADMRCDAGIMISASHNPYEDNGIKFFDRFGHKLDERAESHIEEIFHSPTLFDNAYKKGKSIGSSKRIDDVIGRYIVHIKNSFPKELTLQGLRIVLDCANGAAYKVAPTIFRELGADVIVLNNEPNGFNINEQCGAMHPQNLAKAVLKYRGDIGFGLDGDADRLVVVDDKGGIVDGDNLIGALGVYLHSINELENSIVIATQMSNLALEEYLQSQNISLKRCGVGDKYVFDAMKKHSTNFGGEQSGHIIFSDYSTTGDGVLSAIQVMALILRKKAKSHKALRPFELYPQKLLNIKVTSKPPLESLNGYKQLCEKITKAHLRPLIRYSGTENKLRILLEGKQMSVIEEMSAEIETFFKGALG; this is translated from the coding sequence ATGACAAAAACCACAAAATCACAAAAACAAGCTCTTAAAAAAGTATTTGGCACAGATGGCGTTCGTGGCGAAGCGGGAGGTGTTATTACGCCTAGTTTATGCTTGCGTCTTGGCATAGCTGCGGGGCTATATTTTCACAACACACAAGACTCCAAAATCCCCTCAACCAATAAAATCCTAGTTGGCAAAGACACGCGGCGCAGTGGCTATATGATAGAAAATGCCTTAGTTAGTGCACTTACAAGCGTGGGCTATGATGTCATACAAGTAGGACCTATGCCAACTCCTGCGATTGCGTTTCTCACTGCTGATATGCGCTGTGATGCGGGGATAATGATTTCTGCAAGCCACAATCCCTATGAGGACAATGGCATAAAGTTTTTTGACAGATTTGGGCACAAACTTGATGAAAGGGCAGAATCTCACATTGAGGAGATTTTCCACTCGCCCACACTTTTTGACAATGCCTACAAAAAAGGCAAGTCTATCGGTAGCTCAAAGCGCATAGATGATGTCATCGGGCGATATATCGTTCATATCAAAAACTCTTTCCCAAAAGAGCTTACCCTGCAAGGACTTAGAATCGTTCTAGATTGTGCAAACGGCGCGGCATACAAAGTCGCCCCCACAATCTTTCGCGAGCTAGGTGCAGATGTCATAGTGCTAAATAACGAGCCAAATGGGTTCAACATAAACGAGCAGTGCGGGGCTATGCATCCTCAAAACCTAGCAAAAGCGGTGCTAAAATATCGAGGGGATATAGGATTTGGGCTTGATGGCGATGCAGATAGGCTTGTAGTCGTAGATGACAAAGGCGGTATAGTCGATGGGGACAACCTCATAGGTGCGCTTGGTGTGTATTTGCATTCTATAAATGAGCTAGAGAATTCCATAGTCATAGCCACACAGATGAGCAATCTTGCCTTAGAAGAATATCTACAATCCCAAAATATATCACTTAAGCGGTGTGGGGTAGGGGATAAGTATGTGTTTGATGCGATGAAAAAGCATAGCACAAACTTTGGTGGCGAGCAAAGTGGGCATATTATCTTTAGTGATTATTCCACCACAGGAGATGGTGTCCTAAGCGCGATACAGGTAATGGCACTTATCTTGCGCAAAAAGGCAAAATCCCACAAAGCCCTGCGTCCATTTGAGCTATACCCACAAAAACTGCTAAATATCAAAGTAACTTCAAAGCCACCACTAGAATCATTAAACGGCTATAAACAATTATGTGAGAAAATCACAAAAGCACATTTGCGCCCGCTTATCCGCTACTCTGGCACAGAAAACAAGCTAAGGATTCTCCTAGAGGGCAAGCAAATGAGTGTGATTGAAGAGATGAGCGCAGAGATAGAGACATTTTTCAAAGGAGCGTTAGGGTGA
- a CDS encoding LPS-assembly protein LptD — MARFWCGLWGGFYRGFLSLICARFPRAFRARFWILLVCVLLAEICLSNEFGTNMRDFNLDDDSLAQTFKSQRKAQGKIKDSTKSTQDFTHANTQKDSAKEAPHSSQNQTTQNQALQEAKTTQDFAKTPQDTQPTQAQTQQTPKNIPPNLPLSSASKTAAAEYDKDNQRIFELLADEVKSENNVIHAIHNAVMINPDLYTIADVIKYDIENKKVYAEGEVRIYRGGTLLVRTHSASFELDEHYGILEPLYLQDTTSGMWVNAISGSSKKGVYGFKKAIISGCQVQSPIWRMEASSGSYNAEKQRVSLWNPRVYIGDVPIFYFPYFTIDTNLNRKSGFLFPYFLSSNTEGFIYAQPYFVPIKSWFDMTFTPQVRTSRGVGGHFEMRLVDSANDRTMAEVGYLYNFDSYKERYNIKNREVYGFRFYHLGKQPLQKYFRLKNELDNGIYVNMVHMNDLDYYRLDKANKRIYDATYASKANFYLQTDNHYFGLNIKYFLNLAKLSNSTTLQSVPNLQYHKYTNSLFWKSLLYSIDYQMKNTIRTRGYGYIENAVKIPVGLQFSLFKKYLSIGFWNEFYAENLNIHSAQNSYVGGVITSESQSQNLPNQLKFGNIFSANYSLSLNTDLSRSFDKIFHSIQFEALFSGPYPYISYADGLFDRQAGGYFANIRASGLNNRNSATLSNNAEFANTYPFRVNGEWKYYDDIWDPSGISAYSILANTLDLKLSQYFITNNGNPIFDWKIFQRLNFDADSNGIIRDINDPRQIARRPLENRFTYSPLDGLNLSTSFFYSFYYGSLNEISASISYNVGTFSSLLSYYYKDGGANRGFDLTSNTFTTNTHAHYIRGVLSKDFGVFALSMQAGYDISRDAFLDWDIGVYKNVRCFGIGLKFINRRRPILTNNEDNPFFIQSDYFVRVVFNFVPLGGTGLSMRF, encoded by the coding sequence GTGGCTAGATTTTGGTGCGGACTTTGGGGGGGATTTTATCGCGGATTTTTAAGCCTAATTTGCGCTAGATTTCCTAGAGCCTTTCGCGCTAGATTTTGGATTTTGCTTGTTTGTGTGCTACTTGCTGAAATCTGCCTCTCAAATGAGTTTGGCACAAATATGAGGGATTTTAATCTCGATGATGATAGCCTAGCTCAAACTTTCAAATCCCAAAGAAAAGCACAAGGCAAAATAAAAGATAGCACAAAATCCACGCAGGATTTTACTCACGCTAATACACAAAAAGATTCTGCCAAAGAAGCACCACATTCCTCACAAAATCAAACCACCCAAAATCAAGCACTACAAGAAGCCAAAACCACTCAAGATTTTGCTAAAACTCCCCAAGACACGCAGCCTACCCAAGCCCAAACTCAACAAACTCCCAAAAATATCCCACCAAATCTCCCTCTATCTTCTGCGTCTAAAACCGCAGCTGCAGAGTATGACAAAGACAATCAGCGCATTTTTGAGCTACTAGCCGATGAGGTAAAAAGCGAAAACAATGTCATACACGCTATCCACAATGCCGTGATGATAAATCCTGATTTATACACCATAGCCGATGTCATCAAATACGACATAGAAAACAAAAAAGTCTATGCAGAGGGAGAAGTGAGAATCTATCGGGGTGGCACTTTGCTTGTTCGCACTCATTCTGCGAGCTTTGAGCTAGATGAGCACTATGGGATTTTAGAGCCACTATATTTGCAAGACACCACTAGCGGAATGTGGGTAAACGCCATATCTGGTAGCTCCAAAAAAGGTGTATATGGCTTCAAAAAAGCCATAATCTCGGGCTGTCAAGTCCAAAGCCCGATATGGCGAATGGAAGCTAGCTCTGGCTCATATAATGCCGAGAAACAGCGTGTATCTTTGTGGAATCCGCGCGTTTATATCGGCGATGTGCCGATTTTTTATTTCCCATACTTTACCATAGATACAAACCTAAATCGCAAAAGCGGATTTTTGTTTCCTTACTTTTTGTCATCAAATACAGAGGGGTTTATCTACGCACAGCCCTACTTCGTGCCTATAAAGTCGTGGTTTGATATGACTTTCACGCCCCAAGTGCGAACTTCTCGCGGTGTAGGCGGACACTTTGAGATGAGGCTAGTAGATAGTGCAAATGATAGGACTATGGCAGAAGTGGGCTATCTTTATAATTTCGATTCTTACAAAGAAAGATACAATATAAAAAACAGAGAAGTTTATGGCTTTAGATTTTATCATCTAGGCAAGCAGCCACTCCAAAAGTATTTTCGCCTAAAAAACGAGCTAGATAATGGAATCTATGTCAATATGGTGCATATGAATGATTTGGATTACTACCGTCTAGATAAGGCAAATAAGCGAATCTATGACGCTACTTACGCTTCTAAGGCAAATTTCTACCTCCAAACAGATAATCACTACTTTGGGCTAAATATCAAATATTTCCTAAACCTAGCCAAGCTAAGCAACTCCACCACTTTACAATCCGTGCCAAACCTCCAATACCACAAATACACAAACTCTCTTTTTTGGAAGTCTTTGCTCTACTCCATAGACTATCAGATGAAAAACACTATCCGCACGCGTGGCTATGGCTATATCGAAAACGCTGTGAAAATCCCTGTGGGCTTGCAGTTCTCACTTTTCAAAAAATACCTCTCCATTGGATTTTGGAATGAATTTTATGCAGAAAATCTAAATATCCACTCCGCTCAAAATAGCTATGTAGGAGGCGTCATCACAAGTGAGAGCCAAAGCCAAAATCTCCCAAACCAACTAAAATTTGGCAATATCTTTTCGGCTAATTATTCCCTGTCGCTAAACACGGATTTATCACGCAGTTTTGACAAAATCTTTCACTCTATCCAATTTGAAGCCCTATTTAGCGGACCATATCCTTACATTTCTTATGCAGATGGGCTTTTTGATAGGCAAGCAGGCGGATATTTTGCCAATATTCGTGCAAGTGGCTTAAACAATCGCAATAGCGCAACCCTATCAAACAACGCAGAATTTGCCAACACTTATCCATTTAGGGTAAATGGTGAGTGGAAATATTATGATGACATTTGGGACCCAAGCGGTATAAGCGCGTATTCTATCCTAGCAAACACGCTAGATTTGAAGCTAAGCCAATACTTCATAACCAATAATGGCAATCCTATTTTTGATTGGAAAATCTTTCAGAGGCTAAATTTTGACGCCGATAGCAATGGTATAATAAGAGACATAAACGACCCAAGACAAATCGCTAGACGCCCGCTAGAAAATCGCTTCACCTACTCGCCACTAGATGGGCTAAATCTCTCCACAAGCTTTTTTTACTCTTTTTATTATGGCTCGCTAAATGAAATCTCTGCTAGCATTAGCTACAATGTCGGCACATTTAGCTCGCTACTTTCCTACTACTACAAAGACGGCGGGGCAAATCGTGGGTTTGATTTGACTTCAAATACATTCACTACAAATACCCACGCTCACTATATTCGCGGAGTTTTATCAAAAGATTTTGGGGTTTTTGCCCTATCTATGCAGGCAGGATATGACATTAGCAGAGATGCTTTTCTTGATTGGGATATAGGGGTTTATAAAAATGTGCGTTGTTTTGGGATTGGGCTAAAGTTTATAAACCGCAGGCGTCCTATCCTCACAAACAACGAGGATAATCCGTTTTTTATCCAAAGTGATTATTTCGTGCGCGTAGTGTTTAATTTCGTTCCCTTAGGTGGCACAGGACTTTCTATGAGATTTTGA
- a CDS encoding RDD family protein — protein sequence MSDEQIQEILDREDIQLADIDKRFIAFVLDSLIVSVVVCLLNFGALESINKSLQESNAEQIINAMNPMLLQMFVIDMIYQWIFVAWYGASVGKIVCKIEVVSIDLLDSPSVPKSLLRAFLREVSQIVYYIPFMFALSDSFRRTLYDRLCQSIVIQKKQ from the coding sequence ATGAGCGATGAGCAAATCCAAGAAATCCTTGATAGAGAGGACATACAGCTAGCAGACATTGATAAGCGATTCATTGCTTTTGTGCTAGATAGCTTGATAGTAAGTGTGGTGGTTTGCTTGCTAAATTTTGGTGCGCTAGAGAGTATCAACAAAAGCCTCCAAGAGAGCAACGCAGAGCAAATCATAAACGCTATGAATCCAATGCTATTGCAAATGTTTGTGATAGATATGATTTATCAGTGGATTTTCGTGGCGTGGTATGGTGCAAGTGTAGGCAAGATAGTCTGCAAAATCGAAGTGGTAAGCATAGACTTGCTTGACTCGCCCTCCGTGCCAAAGTCGCTACTTCGCGCGTTTTTGCGTGAGGTTTCACAGATTGTGTATTATATCCCTTTTATGTTTGCGCTAAGCGATAGCTTTAGGCGCACGCTATATGATAGACTTTGCCAAAGTATCGTTATCCAAAAAAAGCAATAG